In Neomonachus schauinslandi chromosome 6, ASM220157v2, whole genome shotgun sequence, a genomic segment contains:
- the MYOCOS gene encoding myocilin opposite strand protein, which translates to MAQKSPTVNGNNLPYGDLASEVTRRRVTMATREERFTKKTDEAREIPSTLDLEQVPASVAGPAEPPAPPPSPVEDYRV; encoded by the exons ATGGCTCAGAAGAGCCCCACGGTCAATGGCAATAACCTGCCCTACGGAGACCTGGCCTCCGAGGTGACCAGGCGCAGAGTCACCATGGCCACCAG AGAAGAGAGATTTACCAAGAAAACTGATGAAGCCAGGGAGATACCCTCCACTCTGGATTTGGAGCAAGTCCCTGCTAGCGTGGCCGGCCCTGCAGAACCCCCTGCACCTCCTCCTTCACCCGTGGAGGACTACAGAGTCTAA